One genomic region from Leucoraja erinacea ecotype New England unplaced genomic scaffold, Leri_hhj_1 Leri_951S, whole genome shotgun sequence encodes:
- the LOC129695130 gene encoding NACHT, LRR and PYD domains-containing protein 1 homolog, which yields MHREFISQSIKGAEFLHREFLRKWSKNLKVVYTGGGQTAGTRLFKEFYTDLRITNATPEGMPLGNDGETDEDVDPHQLLKRNNAETEETSTILVRGTAGSGKSTLIQKIIHDWATKKIYQEFKYIFSFKFQILNAIKHVTNLNTLVLEAYPHLETCLEDIWKDPKTILFILDDLDQLEQSYIFADDEGNDDPPGQCIHPHSSGFVPDILTSLIQGFTQEKVEEYFQRNVGDKAKAKQLVQLLETNDTLGTLSVNPLFCSVLASLPEWSQVGEFPILAMANTPVFSAYITSLLLTCGYHAQNYRQGLINLGKEAYKKIRDKDFAFEAHEVNQYFPIFTSALMMEVPSKDDRGVVYKFRYPVFQNFVAALVKSRNTPGMSLKMLLNEIYTATDDRFNIFSRFLVGLSSRRSTRMERALGSISPDASSSIADWIKECVKTRLSNLAGKMAQGKFLNILHCLFEFGDPQLTTEALEPMRTIIFNQCSLNTFDCAVLSRTLICCGPIEELDLSSCGVKQEGIRYLQPVLYKCNVLRLKSNQLTDDCIESLISIVQTNRSLMLLDLSNCDQDKHKRNEFTVEKLQARVQNCGLQREIRWARHEDTEQKDSKPDKASNILTIITE from the exons atgcacagagaatTTAtctcccaga GTATTAAAGGCGCAGAATTTCTCCACAGGGAGTTTCTACGAAAGTGGAGTAAGAATCTAAAAGTTGTGTACACAGGAGGCGGGCAAACGGCCGGGACACGCTTGTTTAAAGAATTCTACACTGACCTGAGGATTACAAACGCAACACCAGAGGGAATGCCCCTTGGAAATGACGGGGAAACCGATGAAGATGTGGATCCACATCAACTACTGAAACGCAACAACGCTGAGACAGAGGAGACCTCCACCATCTTGGTGCGGGGAACAGCCGGGAGTGGAAAAAGCACCCTGATACAGAAGATAATCCATGATTGGGCCACCAAGAAAATATATCAGGagttcaaatatatattttctttcaAGTTTCAGATCTTAAACGCCATCAAACATGTGACAAACTTAAACACCCTGGTCCTTGAAGCGTATCCTCATCTGGAAACGTGTCTGGAAGATATTTGGAAGGACCCTAAAACGATATTGTTCATCCTTGATGACTTGGACCAATTAGAGCAAAGTTACATCTTCGCAGATGATGAGGGAAATGATGATCCACCTGGCCAGTGTATCCATCCTCATTCCTCTGGATTTGTGCCTGACATCCTGACCTCCCTCATTCAGG GATTTACCCAGGAGAAAGTTGAAGAATATTTCCAGCGTAACGTTGGAGATAaggcaaaggcaaaacagttggTGCAACTACTTGAAACAAATGATACATTGGGTACATTGTCTGTCAACCCTCTGTTCTGTTCCGTTCTCGCCTCATTGCCCGAGTGGTCACAAGTTGGAGAATTTCCAATATTGGCCATGGCCAACACCCCGGTGTTCTCCGCCTACATCACAAGTCTTCTTCTGACCTGCGGATACCATGCACAAAATTATCGGCAAGGTTTGATAAATTTGGGCAAAGAGGCTTACAAAAAAAtcagagataaagactttgcattTGAAGCCCACGAAGTGAATCAGTATTTTCCCATCTTCACATCTGCACTCATGATGGAGGTGCCAAGCAAAGATGATCGTGGGGTTGTCTACAAATTCAGGTACCCTGTTTTCCAGAACTTTGTTGCTGCCCTTGTTAAAAGCCGAAACACCCCAGGAATGTCCCTAAAAATGTTGTTAAATGAGATTTACACGGCAACAGATGACAGATTCAACATCTTCTCCAGGTTTCTGGTGGGTCTCTCCTCACGGAGGTCAACCAGGATGGAGAGAGCATTGGGCTCGATTTCACCCGATGCCTCATCTTCCATCGCCGACTGGATCAAAGAATGTGTGAAAACGCGCCTGTCCAACTTGGCCGGAAAGATGGCCCAGGGCAAATTCTTGAACATACTGCACTGCTTGTTTGAATTCGGAGACCCTCAGTTGACCACCGAGGCCCTGGAACCCATGAGGACCATAATATTCAATCAATGTTCCCTCAACACGTTCGACTGTGCGGTTTTATCGAGGACATTGATCTGCTGTGGACCCATTGAGGAACTGGATCTCAGCTCATGCGGTGTAAAACAGGAGGGAATTCGATATCTACAACCCGTGTTGTACAAGTGTAACGTGCTCAG GCTAAAATCCAACCAACTTACAGACGACTGCATAGAAAGTCTAATCTCCATCGTTCAAACCAACCGTTCACTGATGTTGTTGGATCTGAGTAACTGCGATCAGGACAAGCACAAAAGGAATGAATTCACAGTCGAAAAGCTGCAGGCTCGTGTACAGAATTGTGGGCTGCAACGAGAAATCAG ATGGGCACGGCATGAAGATACTGAACAGAAAGACTCAAAGCCGGACAAAGCATCGAATATCTTAACGATCATCACAGAATGA
- the LOC129695129 gene encoding uncharacterized protein LOC129695129, translating into MPCTNSKQHLFGQSPSKNKAHINTFQTGNQDTSRRQGHQSTEPGSIEGFGSNEMGCTNNRKDELDQSTSENDQRSKHTPSQTGNQDTARRQGHQSRESGPIEGEGSNEMPCTNSKQHLFRQSPSKFKALMNTFQTGNQDTSRRQGHQSTEPGSIEGLFFPEIHRRIVKKYFSTQCRFKSIFKRVKYHSRSLPRHTFACWET; encoded by the exons ATGCCGTGTACCAACAGTAAGCAGCATCTTTTTGGGCAAAGTCCTTCCAAAAACAAGGCGCACATAAATACCTTTCAAACTGGCAACCAGGACACCTCTCGAAGGCAAGGTCATCAGTCCACAGAGCCCGGTTctattgaag GTTTTGGATCAAATGAAATGGGGTGTACCAACAATAGGAAAGATGAGTTGGACCAAAGTACTTCTGAAAATGATCAGCGCTCAAAACACACTCCCAGTCAAACTGGCAACCAGGACACCGCTCGAAGGCAAGGACATCAGTCCAGAGAGTCTGGTCctattgaag GTGAGGGATCAAATGAAATGCCGTGTACCAACAGTAAGCAGCATCTTTTTAGGCAAAGTCCTTCCAAATTCAAGGCGCTCATGAATACCTTTCAAACTGGCAACCAGGACACCTCTCGAAGGCAAGGTCATCAGTCCACAGAGCCTGGTTctattgaaggtttgtttttcccagagattcaccgcagaattgtgaaaaagtatttttccACTCAATGTCGCTTCAAATCTATTTTCAAACGGGTCAAGTATCACAGCAGGTCGCTGCCCCGTCACACATTCGCATGCTGGGAAACATAG